TGAGCTGGTTTACCTTCGGACTTTTATCTCCAAGGATTCAAAGAGATTGTAGTTATGAACAAACAATTGAGATTTTCTTATAAACTATTCTGTAACGGATACgacaaaatactttttgtaCTGTAAGACTTATtataaaattgtacatttttcaTGTCAAATTTGGACTTTTCTGTGAAAAGTTTacagctttatatatatatatatatttacactaatttaataaatacacacaataaaaaaaaaatcagcttctTTCTCAAATTTTCCCCCCGAAAATATTTATggggaatgcattttttttcccccttgaaaatgtactttttctttttaagagatgacacttttttccatgataaattaaacaaacatatttattCCCACCCCCACTCCTTTTGCAAAAGTACATGTTTTCCTAAGattatgccatttttttctggaaaaatattAGGCCTacttaaaaaacatgttttataaatTCTTAAAATATGACTTCATTCTTATAACactaaatattgtattattcTTTTAAGATtatgatatttttcttttctttttttatctaggaaaaaaatacagcttcttttattttaaatagaaataatagaacacattttcttcttggaggaaaaaaatacaatttttaggTTGAGCAtgtgctgacatttttttaagatgaaacaTTTCAAGAGGTAATATAAAAGATCGCCAATTTGTTTTGCCATTTCACCCCCTTTTTAGGCGATTGAGTGTGACGTCACGTTGCTTCTTTTAGCTGAAAAGATCTTTTGGGTTGTCTGGAGGAGGACTGAAGGACGTCTTTGTGTGCTTGATGAATAAACAATGCAACACACGCATATGAACAGTCTtgatgcgtgtgcgtgtttgtttgccATTCTAGGCTTGCTTTGCGTCTCCCACAGAGTCCAGGTCCTGCTCAGGCCGGACCAAGTTCCTCTGTTGTTGTTAGGCGGACACCTGCACTCTTTGGTCTCAcgccaatgccccccccccctccccctccccctccccagcGCTGACCTCATTCCTCGGGCGTCCATTGCCAAAGAAGGCCTTGAAGGGTTCTTTCACAGGTTTGCAgcgcttttgtttgtgtgtgttgttgttgctcaGGCTGTCCTTGTGTATGTGCTTGATGGTTCCGAAGTACGAGCCAGAAAGAAGTGCAAATAGAGCCCCATCTAGTGGCTTTGTTTACAAACACGTCATCGTTCAGACAAGTCCGAGCGTCGCTATGGTGATTTTAGACCACGAGGACGAACGTGATGGTTTTTAACACGTTCACTGCTGGCCCAATCTTTCCACTGGGCGTTTGACAACATTTGGAGTAGCTTCTCCTCTTTCACCGGACAAGCAACAAACACGTCGACACACGTGACTCGCCGCTTGGCTCAAGTTGAACATCACTTTCTTTTTGACTTGTCATTCGTCATTCACTCCATCAACGGAATCCTCTTTGAAAACAATCGCGACGCGTGCGTTCCACTGCCTGCCAAAACGGATTCTCTGCTCAGCTCCACATCAGACTTGAAGTGTCTGCCTGAAAAACATTTCTCTTTGAATTGAAAATGACACAAGACCCGCCCCGCCCACTCTTCGTTTGTGCTTGACTCAAACGATTCACCTTGCGGGTAAAAGAGACTCAAATGGAtctcagtcacattcaaaacaggctggagatgcTATCAAATGGGCTCACGGCGTTTCAAATTCGGAATTTTGTTGTCATGCGTCCTGATGATGACAGAAATGTCCACCGAcgtttgtgtgacttttgtcgcttcaaatcaaaatggatgCCTCCCTCGTCAATTTCTGGCATGAGAATCCTTTGGGGTCTCGTTAACATGAAGCGTCAATTGTGAGGTCCTCAGGATCTTatcctgtttttttattattattattagttgttttgaaattattttgaatgtatttatttctttattttacttattgtattttattgaccgttttttttatttttctaattttggagagtacatttgactctaAAAAGAGTCGATTTGCTCCCACtttaaacagagtaaaatgcCGTGACGAGCGCCGCAAATGGGAGGAGGACGGATGACGACGGATGACGACGGATGACGACGGATGACGACGGATGATGACGGATGATGACGGACGACGACGGACGACGACGGATGATGACGGATGATGACGGATGATGACGGATGATGACGGGGCGCCGCTGAGATGCTCAACAAGAACGCTGACTTGGGAAGGCGGGAAACGGACACCAGCCGCGTGCACAAATGTCATGTGACACGTCGCGCGCGGGAATGAAACATTgtggaatgagctgaacataagtaaaaaaaaaaaacatttatttgtttgaaaacagcatTCAAAAGAGGAAACTTTAAGAAGATTAAAAGAGGACAAAGGAAGAGTCCGAGCGACGTTGCCGGCGTTGCCGGCGTTGCCATCGGTCAGTTGATGGGCTGGTACGCGCTGTCCGAGGACGACGGCCACCTTTTGCGCAGGCACACGTAGACTCCGCCCATCAGCAGGATGGCCAGCGGAGCGCCCAGGCCCAccgccaagatggccgccaccagCGGGGAGAAGGCGTCGGCGGGGGGGATGCCGATGCCCACCAGCGCCGTCCTGCACGAGCGCAACAAAGCGGCCTTAGTTGGACACGCGAGAAACATTTGCCGGCTCACAAACTCCGTCCGACGTGTTGGAGGTGGTTCCctcctccaacgcacctgattcaaatgatcagatcATCCGCAAGCCTGATCATTCGAATCAaatgtgttggaggagggaaccaCCTCAAACATGCAGGCTGGCGGTCCTGCTGGACTGGAGTTGGTCCACAGGGGGCGCCGGTGTGCCGCCGGAATTATTAGCGGCGGATTTCAAAGGATCCCGTTCGGGATGAGTCAAATGATTGTCTTCGTCTTGGTTCGGAATCACGATTCATTTGCTAATAATTGATTTTGGAACAAAACAAGAATATGTAAAACGTAAACAATATGAAGACAAATGCTTTTGTTTGAAACTTGATCAAGATGCAAGTTTCTTTTGGGCCAAACAAGATTTTTGAAATGAACTGAAAATTTGTATCAATAGTCTTATTGTTGCTCatgattatgccaattttgtaattatggagtgtaataatcgaaattgtaattgaacttCAATGAATTGCACGGGCCGAGTCTTTTTTGACGAGGTGGCGAAAAATGgatttgtcaaaatgtgacatttgacGCAAACGTTTGCGGATCACAACTCACCAGCTGAGGAACTTGGTGGCGTTGTAGAAGACGTCCCCCGCCACGGCGAAGCTGACGTTGAGTCCCAAGACGTCGTCCTCGCCGCCGAAGAAGGCCAGCGCCAGGCCGCCGGCCTCCGCCAAGGCCCGGCCGCCGGGCCGCCGCGGGTCCGAGTGGCGGCACGGCGACGTGTCCTCCAGCGCCGGCGCCGAACGCCGGTACGCCACCTGCTTCCACAGGACGAAGCCGCGCTCGTCCGCCGCGCTCTCGTTGGCTGCCGACGTCCACTCGGACACCTGAAAGGGCAGAGGTCAAGGCTTGGGGGCGCAAGCAACGTCACCACaatcataacaacaacaacaatgatagtaataatgatgaaaaagaatgggcgagtaccgataccgggATTTGGTATCGggctgattatttatttattatttggagATATCGCTACTCGCACCAGCAGCTGATTGGTCGCCCACTTGGAACGAAAGGCGTACGCGTGCAATTTGgataaaaacaaagataataCAATCATCTCATGCAAAAATGCCAGATTGTGTGGAAGCTCGTTCCCGCCagttgaaaaaaaggaaagattttcgatcaaaaatgaaaaacgaaaaaaaaaaggggcaaataaaacaaacaagcaaaaaaaacggCCGAGCATTTTTAGTCTTTTCTTTCGGACCTTGAAGATGGACGGCGTGAACTCATCGTCGATGGAGCGATGGACCCGAACGGCGTCCAGCGGGGAGGCTCCGCCCACCGTCTGCAGCTCCAAAACAAAGCGCGACCTGGCCGACCTCGGCGACAGGCCGTCCAGCCGCACGGACACCTGGGAGGAGTTGGCCGTGTGGAGGAGGCGGGGCCACGTCTCGTCGCGTCCCTCCCGCCCAAACACTGACAGCTGCCGATCAAAACATGCGCGACAAATTGATGATGTCATATCAGCGGTGCTTTTGACGGCTGCAAAGTGATCAGGAAGGAATCAACGATTGCCAACGATCGGCAACCCCGACAGCAACGGTTGCCGCTTCCCCGCGTCGGGCTTGGCGTGCGCGTGACGTACGTGCAGACAAACGGAACCTCGGGCCACGCTGCCGCATAGTCGTGCCGCCGCCCCCGACAGCTCCATCGCCGACCACCCAACGTCATCGCGCAGCTGGTAAGGCGGGAAAAGGTCAAAGGGCACTTCTGCTGTGTTGTTGACGTCGTCATATTCCAACAGCtaatgcgcgcacacacacacacacacacacacacacacacacacacacacacacacacaccatcatcAGAACTTACAAGTGCATATTATGAGatgtcaaaatgaatttgaataatTGCATAATGGTTTGGAGCCATTGTTTGACTTCAAATTGTCTTGCGATTTCCGCCTCCCCCCTCGGGTCAATATCAGCGCCGCAccgaccccccccaccctctgCACGACCCGATGCGAGGGCCAATGATTGTGACTGGCAACCAATCAAAAATGTTGGTCCTGACGCCAATGGCGACCAATCCCGTGTTTGTCACTACGCGCGCCCCACAACGACGAGGAACGGCAGCAATGACGCATTAACAAAGCGACCAGCGCGGGTACCGACTCTGCTAAAGATGAGCGCCGTGCTGGACACGATGCTGCTCGCTGGCTCCACCCGCAGGCTGCCGCTGGAGTTGCGACTCAAGAAGAGCGGCCAGTCAACCtgcaaagaacaacaacaagttGGAACGCCTCTAAAGCACCGGTGACGACATCATGCGTGAGGAGCAAGTCGCTCGCACCGAGACGTAGGACGAAGTGACGTTGGTGTGGACCAGGAGCAGCGCGGGCGCCCCCTGGCTGCAGAACAGGAAGTGCAGCGTGTCGTTGTCTCCCAACGCTCTCACGTGAAGAAGGTCGCCACCGGGAGGCCGTGCCGACGAGCCCGGGTTCAACTCCACGGACAGCTGGTGACAAGCGACATTCACCATCAACTCAACTCACGGTCTTGCATATGAtatggcagccatcttacgttgccgcTCGCCTAACTTGAATCCATTTCTCTTGTCTGTGGCGTTTTCTGTCTCCACAGCGAAAACGCCACCATGCCACGGTCGTACCAATAAGCCTGCGAGAAGCGCCAACAGGCACATTTCATCGCAAagaatgtgattttaaaatttCTCTTCTCCGAGCGCTACTCAAAGATTCGCCTGCATCATGTCACGAGCATCAACAAGGAAATTTATGAAATTCGCCACAAAATGTAAACCTCAGCAAGTCACGATACTGAGATAATATGCTTAAAAGTTGGTTCTTAAGGTCACATGACTCCATACGGCGGGTTTTATCAGCCAAAAATAACAGATGTCAGTAactggcaacgcaagatggctgccagtcCATGCGTCAACTACATACGGCTGATGAAGTCACCAAACGCATTCATCATGAACTCCGCTTACAAAAGATGACGTCAAAAACGAGCCATCATCGATCGTCACGCAATCACGTCTTCCGCACGTGACAAGAAATTCTCGTCACACGCGTGGCAAGCATCCGCCAATCAAATGACGAACGGCTTcatgtcatttaactacaaaaaTAACTCGATCGTGTCGTCAACGATAAATTGTTGACGTCACGTGCTTCAAGTAGTAGAAACGTTTCTTCCAGTCGCCGAAGACAAAATGTTGACGTGGTTTTGAGTCgatcaaaactaaactaaaactaatgagATGGTGAATTAGTTCTTCCTGGGGTCCCTCACAGAAACTAcagtacaaataaaatattattcttTACAAAATCAGAATCAACATCATTTACCTAAACCTTCCAAAGCGCATACATAAAATCAACACAAACATCAAACGTTGACGTGGTTAGAAACGTTTCTTACATTTCTGGTGAACGAAGCAGCCGCCAGCGAACAAACTGTCGAAAAGACGAAGAGGAGCAAAGAGTCGCGGCGCTGAAGCCTCGCGGCCGCCATCTTTGTTGTGATTTGTCACGTGAGCCAAGTGAAGAGGTCAGCCGACCTCACAAGCCGCGCCCCCAGGAGAAGTCTCGCCTGTCACGTGACGTGAAAGTCTTGTTAACATCTCGTGACTTTTCACGGCAGAACGCAGTTGACAAACGTTTCACCTTTGAACAGTGGCGGAGGCAGACTTTTAGAAATGGAAGGGCCAGGGAGGGGCCAAGGATACTTAGTAGACGTATCCAGAGATCATgacaaatacttttgttttataaacaattcattttaaacAGTCTCTAAATGTTGGgaatatatttaagtacatattaTAGCACATGTAAGCGGTTCAagaaatgcatggatggattataGCACACAGGAGATTTTTGCCCATGAGGGGCTGCACAAAACGTCCAACATTCCAGCAATAAACAATTAAGtgtttgaaatttaaatgtgtttgtataaGAAAGGCACATGCATTTGCAAATGACGAAATGCACTTTCAAGCTCAATAAACTTGGAGCAAAGACTTATTTTCCACACGCTAAATAATTGTCAAGGACTAAAGCGACCGGCAGAAGATCCAAATTCATTGTGTATGTTGGCGTGTCTGACGAGAGAAAACGCTTTTCTTGCTGCGATTGTTCATTTCGCAGCAAAACGGCGGTTGAAACAAACAAAGGCAGGTTTGGATTTGGAACTTTATTGAGGGCTTGCTTGAATTTACTCGGCGCCGGGTCCTCCCATGGCCTGCTCCTTGTCTTTCTTCTTGTGACCCGACACGATGTCGTCGATGCGCAGCAACAAGATGGCCGTCTGCAAAGAAAGCAGGTGAGAATGGCGGCAGGCGGGCAACCCAGCGGCGCGGCTCGGGTGGGGCGGGGCGGGGTCTCACCTCCACGGCCGTCTTGTACGTCTGCGCCTTGACGGCCAGCGGCTCGCAGATGCCAACGACCGTCATGTCGCACAGACAACCCGTCTCGCCGTCCACGCCCCACGAGGCGCCGTCCGGCGCCGTGTGCTTGGCCTGCAAGTCGGCAAAACGCACGTCAAATGTCAAGAAAATCCATCAGAAAATATCCGCTACTAACTTTGAGAGTTTTTTTAGCATAAAAAGTTTGGTGCTTGGAAAATGATTTTCCCAACTGACGGCCACTTCCTCGTTTCTTATGCAGACCGAGAGGAAATTCAAGCCTCCTAGAGCAGTTTTTCATGTTGATGCCGATTATTGGTAGTCAAGGAGGCAGACCACCGACAGTTGGGGCCGATATTCATTGTAGGAATCgcttattttctcaaaatttcaaaacaacttcacgcatttttcttttcatttgaaaagagaaaaaaagatgcaaagaGTTCAGAGTCAGCAGCATCTTTTGCAAACTTAAGTGCAGAGGTGGACGTACTGACGGACTGTCCGTCACAGACAGACACCGTTTTGCTGACGACTTTGTCCAGGTCTGGgacaggatttaaaaaaaattaataaaattgttcTGTGGGCGTAGGATCAGAAAGGAGTGAAAAATCCACTCCTCTAATTTGCATATAAACCGTTATGgttttctgtaaaaaataaataagtaattgTTTCAAcaatttttctgaaaaaaaaaaagagacttccTGTTTGGACTCGGACAGACGGCGACGGCAGCATTATGTTGCCGTTGACTTTTAACGATCTTGGATTTGTCatcatttataaatgtatttatcattttttcctATCTTTTGTTCATTTCTTGAACGTTTGAGGAAAAGACATGACAGTACTAGGGACCATCTTTGTGCCAGTGACGCGATTTCAAAGTATTTGGGCAGCTGAGCGAGCGTCTCCATTTTGCGAGTCAAGGTGGAAGTGCCGACACCATTTTGTTTGCGTAAGTGTTCGTCGCTTTGTCTACAGCTGCGGCTGTTGTGAACGTGCAACATTAATCAAGTTTGGTTGTCTTTCGGCGCGCACGTACGTACCCTGAGCGAGGTGAGCACACGAATGGTGGAGGCGCCGCAGTTCTGGATGAGCGTGCGCGGGATGACCTCCAGGGCTTGAGCCACGGCGCGGTACGGCCACTGCTCCACGCCCACCAGCGCGCGGGAACGCTCCATCAGACGCTTGGAGACGGCCATCTCCACGGCGCCGCCCCCGGGCAGCAGCGAGGGCTCCAGCATCACGTTACGGCAAACCTGCATGGCGTCCTGAAGGTTGCGCTCCACCTCCTGCGCACACACAGGCGGGAAAATGACTCAGGACGGCGGCGAGGTTGAGGGGACGGCGAGGGGGCGGAGCTCACCGCCAGAATCTCCTTGCTGGCTCCTCGGAGCAGGATGGTGCAGGCTTTGGGTTCCTTGCACTCGGTGATGAAGGTGAAGTACTCGTCGCCGATCTTCTTGACCTCGAAGAGACCCGCTCCCGTGCCCACGTCGTCCTCGCGCAGCTCGTCGGTGCGGCTGACGATGCGCGCGCCGCACGCCCTGAGGAGACACGGCAACGCTGAGGCGCCTGACGTCAcgctaacgctaatgctaacgctaccTGGCGATGCGGTTGTTGTCCGTCTTCCTGACGCGGCGAATGGCGGTGATGTTGGCCTTCACCAGGTAGTGCTGAGCCAGGTCTGAGGGGGCGGAGCCACAAGGTCACAACCCCTGCAAGTTGAGGTCGGCGGCTGCGCGTGCGCACCCACCTGAGATTCCTTTCTCGGTGAAAACCAGGTCGGGTTTGACTCGGATGATGTCCTCGCACATTTGCTGGATGTGCTCCTCCTCCATCTGCAGGATCCTCGCAAAGTCCTCCTCCTTGCTGATCTCGATGTCCGTCTACACAATcaatcatcaatcaatcaatcaatcgtaAAGCGATACTTGATTCCTTCTGCCATTTTCAACAGGAAGAATTTGGGggttttcaaaaacaacaaatcccttcaaaaagtcttttttccacttgctgtcgactgaagacgacctcacctgtgctgaggaagcaggtaacgaccaatcatggcgcAGAAAACAGGGGGGCCGTGATTGGCGGTTAcctgcttcctcagcacaggtgacagcaagtggcacatGAAAAGTTATCCAATGAATTGtgcacaaaatatgaacttttgaCTGCTGAAAACGGCTCATCGAGTCCGACGACGTCATCCTCTGTTAACCGTCGCAATAAAGGAAAACAACAAGCCCTAACAAACAAAGgccattttttgcttttttccgCAGTAGCCGTGTCCGGTTCCAACTCCCTTGATTTGATCTGACCTGATACACAAAATATATTGTCTTGAATAGTCCAACATGCTACATTTTTATGTCTGAAAGTTGCTTTATATAAAGTCCATTTATTGCAACAATTGATTTCAAAACATGAAACTTGTGTTTCTTTCAATTTTGATggcagaaagaaaagaaaacaaactaagTTCCTGACAAAGTTGAACCTTGTCATCTCGTTAACACAAAACTGCTGCCGAGGTTTTCCTCAGCCTTTAAATGGGCTTGCAAATCATGtggaaggaagaaaagaaagaatggCGGCCGATTCAAGTACAAGAGCGCTCCGTTGCGTCATCGCTGGAGGCGAAAGCCTGCATATGGCGTCCGGACggacgcgttttgaaatctgcccactctggagcccgctttCAAAAGTCAGCGCTTTCAAGGTCCGAAAGCGCGCCGTGGTCTGGACCAACGGCCTGAACGCTAAGAAACTTGGGAGGATACGTTGAAACGGGCTACAGTGTGCctaaaaaactaactaaatgtcGACGTCAAAGTTGCCAAGTGCCAGGAAGGATTTGTCGAGCAGCGGCCATTCCAGGACTCGTCTCACGTCTGGCAAATTTGTGGCAATTTCTTTGGATTGCCGCAACAAAAGGTTTGTGTCCAACAAGCCTCCCAAAGCTGCAGCTGGAATGTGGTTGTCGGGTGAAATCCGAGCACTGGCGTGGATGTGCGTTTGCGGCCTCATCGTTCCCCAACTTCACTACGCAACTCAATTTAGTTAACAAATCAAGCAACGGGTCCATTTTCAAGCCGATTGTAAAATGACGCCATCAGGCCCGATTTGCGGCCATCTTGCGACGGGCCAGTCCTAACGACGGCGGCCGGCTCACCTGGCTCTCGCCCTTCTTGTACTCCAGCGAGCAGTCGAGCAGGACGATGCGCGGCTCTTTGATGAGGCGGCGCATGCGCGGGTGCGTCACGTCCTTGTTGACCATCACGCCCCTCAGCACGCACGAGTCCTCGATGAAGCCGCCCGGAACCTGCACCAAGACACGGTGGGTGCGTGGGCGGGACTAACGCGCATGCTAGCTGGCCGGCGTGCGGGTCTGCGTACCTTCTCCACTTTGGCGTACTTCTTGATGTCGATCTCCTTGCGTCCGTTGTCGTCCATCTCCACGGTAACCACGGCATCCAGCGCCATGCCGCACGCCAGCTCGGACCAGCGGCTCAGAGCTTTGGTGTTGATGGCCGAGTGGACGATCTTCAGCATGGAGGCGCGATCCGACGTGTCCACGGGCACGCTGCCGGCCGGGGGCAGAGGTCAACTTGTCAGCAGAGAAGCAGAGCCCAGCCGACCTtgccgtgcgtgtgcgtgcgtctaCCTGATCTCCTTCAAGGTTTCCAACATGTCCTCCAGGGCTCTCCTGTAGGCGCCGATGACGACGGTGGGATGCATCTGCTGCTCCAGGAACTGCTCCGCCACCGACAGCATCTCGCCAGCTTCAACGCACGCACAAACGCAGGCAGTCAGACAAGAGGTTTCCACACATTCCAACAAACTAGGCAAGCCAGCGTCAAGATGGCGTCCGAGTAGCGCCGCCCGTGGCTTCCCTTCCTTCACCAAATTCAAAATGtacaacattcaaaacaaactaaatgaaGGTTGCACTCtctaaatgttttctttaagccatttttcattttgtttattcttTGTCcaattcagttgtatttaacttgaCTGCTTGCAGAGTTGCCAAAACAAGACACCTTTTTGAAGTTGCCTCCTCGGCTGAGCAGAGAGGGGAAGGGCGATGAGTTACACCCAGAGAGGATAGTGAGACCAAAGCGATTTAGACTTACATGGATGACTTTTTACTAGATCGACTTATGTgcattgtccccccccccaaaaaacatgtcACAAGTGGGtgctagttagccccaaggacaacacaAGTAGCCCacagatctttaaaaaaaaaaaaaaaaaaaaaaaaaagctcaccagTGACGGGGCACTGCGACTGACAACGAAGAATTGCAAGTAAATTCACATCAGATCCTCACCCAAGATGATGACAGACGTGGTTCCATCTCCCACTTCTTCATCCTGCGTGCGACTGATCTCAATCATGGACTTAGCCGCGGGATGCTGCACCTGGATCTGTCGCCATGGAGACGTGGTCAATAGACGCACTACACGCGTCGACCTGTAGGAGGGCTCACCTCTCGCAGGATAGCGTTTCCGTCGTTGGTCATGACGATTCCACCGGTGGGGTCCAGCAGCATCTGCAAACGCAAACGCACGCCGCCGACATTAGCGCCGCTAGCATTAGCGCCGCTGACAAGCGCTCAGCAGGTGGCTCACCTTCATCATGGCCCGCGGGCCCAGACACGTCCTGATGACATCAGCGATGGTCTGCGAGGACACGTGACGTTCATCAAGTTGCATGACAAAGCTCGGAcgcgcaaaaacaaaaacaaaaacaaaaagactcaaaacaaacaaaaacttacCTTGGCTGCGTTGATGTTTCCTGTCTGGACTTTACGCCCCGATTCTCGCTTCACGTTCTGGTCTGAGGACAAGTCAAGTCATTTGAGTCACATCTTTACACATACAGCCTAGAGCAGGggcgagtttgcccacccctggcctAGAACCACCTTTTTGGAAAAACGGACGGCTGTGTCTTGGCTACTGATTAGTGTCTACGATTACCGGCTGAGCTTGATACACAATTCTCAAATAAAGCTACCAAATGTATCAAATGTTCTTCTATTATCAAATAATGAAGTAAACTACAAGGGGGTGTGAATTGTCTAGTACCTGGCGAtccgataccgattaatcccgatacaaatctataaattgatcatttcaattttttttactcaaatttagaaaatactaatcagtaaa
The sequence above is drawn from the Vanacampus margaritifer isolate UIUO_Vmar chromosome 17, RoL_Vmar_1.0, whole genome shotgun sequence genome and encodes:
- the cct3 gene encoding T-complex protein 1 subunit gamma produces the protein MFGQQVLVLNQNVKRESGRKVQTGNINAAKTIADVIRTCLGPRAMMKMLLDPTGGIVMTNDGNAILREIQVQHPAAKSMIEISRTQDEEVGDGTTSVIILAGEMLSVAEQFLEQQMHPTVVIGAYRRALEDMLETLKEISVPVDTSDRASMLKIVHSAINTKALSRWSELACGMALDAVVTVEMDDNGRKEIDIKKYAKVEKVPGGFIEDSCVLRGVMVNKDVTHPRMRRLIKEPRIVLLDCSLEYKKGESQTDIEISKEEDFARILQMEEEHIQQMCEDIIRVKPDLVFTEKGISDLAQHYLVKANITAIRRVRKTDNNRIARACGARIVSRTDELREDDVGTGAGLFEVKKIGDEYFTFITECKEPKACTILLRGASKEILAEVERNLQDAMQVCRNVMLEPSLLPGGGAVEMAVSKRLMERSRALVGVEQWPYRAVAQALEVIPRTLIQNCGASTIRVLTSLRAKHTAPDGASWGVDGETGCLCDMTVVGICEPLAVKAQTYKTAVETAILLLRIDDIVSGHKKKDKEQAMGGPGAE
- the glmp gene encoding glycosylated lysosomal membrane protein, whose product is MAAARLQRRDSLLLFVFSTVCSLAAASFTRNLSVELNPGSSARPPGGDLLHVRALGDNDTLHFLFCSQGAPALLLVHTNVTSSYVSVDWPLFLSRNSSGSLRVEPASSIVSSTALIFSRLLEYDDVNNTAEVPFDLFPPYQLRDDVGWSAMELSGAAARLCGSVARGSVCLHLSVFGREGRDETWPRLLHTANSSQVSVRLDGLSPRSARSRFVLELQTVGGASPLDAVRVHRSIDDEFTPSIFKVSEWTSAANESAADERGFVLWKQVAYRRSAPALEDTSPCRHSDPRRPGGRALAEAGGLALAFFGGEDDVLGLNVSFAVAGDVFYNATKFLSWTALVGIGIPPADAFSPLVAAILAVGLGAPLAILLMGGVYVCLRKRWPSSSDSAYQPIN